The DNA segment CCCTCGTCGGTGCGCAAAGTCTCCCAGTAGCGGACGGCGGCGTCCCAGGCGGCGCCCTGCGGCGCCTTGGGGCGGCCCTTCAGATAGGCGAAGGACTTTTCATCCGGCGCGACCATGCCGGCGCGCGCGCCGCCCTCGATCGACATGTTGCAGACCGTCATGCGGCCTTCCATCGAGAGCCCGCGGATGGCCTCGCCGGCATATTCGATCACCGAGCCGGTGCCGCCGGCGGTGCCGATCTCGCCGATGATGGCGAGCGTGATGTCCTTGGCGCCGACGCCGGGCGCGGGCGTGCCGTCCACCTGGACGAGCATGTTCATCGCCTTCTTCTGGATCAGCGTCTGGGTGGCGAGCACATGCTCGACCTCGGAGGTGCCGATGCCGTGGGCGAGCGCGCCGAAGGCGCCATGCGTCGAGGTGTGCGAGTCGCCGCAGACGATCGTGGTGCCGGGCAGGGTGAAGCCCTGCTCGGGGCCGACGATGTGGACGATGCCCTGGCGCTTGTCGAGCTCGTTGAAATACTCGACGCCGAAGTCCTTCGCGTTCTTCGCCAGCGCCTCGACCTGGATGCGGCTTTCCTCCTCGGCGATGCCCTTGCTGCGGTCGGTCGTCGGGATGTTGTGGTCGACGACGGCGAGCGTCTTCTCAGGCGCACGCACCTTGCGGCCGGTCATGCGCAGGCCCTCGAAGGCCTGCGGGCTCGTCACCTCATGGATGAGGTGGCGGTCGATATAGAGCAGGCAGGTGCCGTCCTCCTGCCGGTCGACGACGTGGTCGTCGAAGATCTTGTCGTAGAGGGTGCGCGGTCCGGTCATGGCTTGGGCCTTTGGTCTAACGGAAATCTGCTGGAAATCATGCATCGGCTCGCCGGCCGCGCGGAAGCGGCCGGTCTCAGGCGCGCTCGAGGCCCGCTGCGAGGGAGGCGACGAAGCGGCCGAAGAAGCGCCAGGGCAGCCGGGCATGGTCGTGCAGCGCGGCAAAATCCTGCGTCGTCGGCAGGGGTGGCAGATGGCCTTCCCACTGCACGGCGCAGAAGCGCTGCACATGATGCTCACACGGCGACATGGCTACTGTTTAGCAGTTCCAATCAAGCCGGACAATCGATGCCGGCGCAGGGCGGGCCGCTCGTCATCGCGCAACGAAAAACGCGGCCCCGGAGGACCGCGTTTCCCCAAATCCGGAAGCGCCGGGCGCGGCTTACTTGCCGGCGGCCTTGCCGCCCTTGGCGGGCTTGGCATCGACGCGCTCGGCGATGCGGGCCGACTTGCCGCGGCGATCGCGCAGGTAATACAGCTTGGCGCGGCGCACCTTGCCCTTGCGGACG comes from the Bosea sp. (in: a-proteobacteria) genome and includes:
- the leuC gene encoding 3-isopropylmalate dehydratase large subunit yields the protein MTGPRTLYDKIFDDHVVDRQEDGTCLLYIDRHLIHEVTSPQAFEGLRMTGRKVRAPEKTLAVVDHNIPTTDRSKGIAEEESRIQVEALAKNAKDFGVEYFNELDKRQGIVHIVGPEQGFTLPGTTIVCGDSHTSTHGAFGALAHGIGTSEVEHVLATQTLIQKKAMNMLVQVDGTPAPGVGAKDITLAIIGEIGTAGGTGSVIEYAGEAIRGLSMEGRMTVCNMSIEGGARAGMVAPDEKSFAYLKGRPKAPQGAAWDAAVRYWETLRTDEGAHFDRIVRLDAANLPPIVSWGTSPEDVVSVTGAVPDPELIEDEVKRASKKRALEYMALTAGTRMTEIPLDVIWIGSCTNGRIEDLRTVAKIVEGRKIHDSLDYAMIVPGSGLVKQQAEAEGLDKIFLAAGFEWREPGCSMCLGMNPDQLKPGQRAASTSNRNFEGRQGYRGRTHLVSPAMAAAAALTGRFVDVRTLG